From the Chlorogloeopsis sp. ULAP01 genome, the window ATTGGCGAGTTTCCCCGTCAATATGATCCCAGGATTGTTCAAACTCGGCATCCCGAACAAAGTGATGGCGGTTGTAATCAGCACGAAATTCTTCCAGGATAGCTCTTAACTCGTCTTCATTGACGGAGATATCCATCCGCGCCATCGCATCAAAATCAGTAGTGTAAAAACGGGGTGTTAACAGGGTATCTTTTGCCGGAACTTTAATTCCCGGACGCAATTCTTCAAAACCTGGTTTTTTTAGGGAATCTACCATGTCGCAATTGCCATGAATGACTTTTTATTGTTGAATGCCCTAGAAAGCCAAGGTTTTTGCTTTCAAGTGGCGCAACAGACCAGAATAATATATTTGTGTATTAAAAATCAGTCTACCAAGGTGCAGGGTACGAACAGAGGGATAAAACATTAAGAGTTGCAACAAAATCGTTAGGGAGGAGGGGGGAGACGCGGGGATAAGGGGACACGGAGACGCGGGGACAAGGGGAGATGGGGAGACAAGCAACCTATTAACCACTAACCACTAACCAATGACCAATGACTAATCTACCCAACTTCAAAAATCACGAATAAACTGGACAAATCTGTTGCCAATGAAAAATTTATCATTCAATTAGGTAATATCCCTACTCACTCCCTCACTCCAAAAACTATGACTGATCAACCCCGCACCCGTGAGGAACTATACGATCGCATCCGCAAGATGGGCAGAGAGGAATTCATCCTCGAAGAGATGATCCGCTATGGTTTTTGGCCTGCTCAAGGTAGCATACCGCAAGATCCAGCAGATGAAATTCGCCGCGCTGGAGAAATTAGAAGGGAACTAGAAAAGCTACGCCAGGAAAGTAGCCGCCTCCAGAATGAAAAAGCACTGCGTAAGCAGATGTTGAAACAGCGTTTGGAAGAATCGCGACGCAAGCAGCAACAAACAAAAGAACGCCGAGAAAGAGAACGCCAAGAAAATAGCCAGGCTTGGAAACAGAAAAAACAACAAGAGATTATTTATCTTGGTGAGGGTGTATCTGCTGGATTAAATTACAGCCAAGGCAATGAGGAAAAGTTGCGATCGCTAGGTTTACCACTGTGCAACACCGCAGAAGAAATTGCGGCAGCAATGGAAATTAGTGTTGGTAAACTCAGATTTTTGGCTTTTGATCGCAAAACATCTACTGTATCCCATTACATCCGTTTTAAAATCCCGAAAAAAACTGGTGGAGAGCGGTTGATCTCAGCACCGATGCCTCATTTAAAACAGTCACAGCACTGGATTTTAGAGAATCTTCTCCAAAAATTGGAAGTTCACGACGCTGCACATGGCTTTCGTATCCAACGTTCTATTGTTACCAATGCTACTCCCCATGTTGGCGCTGATGTCATTATCAACTTTGATCTCAAGGATTTTTTCCCTACAATTTCTTACAAGCGTGTCAAAGGGCTTTTTCTATCCTTTGGTTACTCGGAAGCCGCAGCAACAATATTTGGTTTGCTCTGTACAGCTGCCGAAGTTGAGGAATTGGAGTTAGATGGCAAGACATATTATGTAGCACTGGCAGAAAGACATCTTCCCCAAGGTTCGCCAGCCAGCCCAGTAATTACCAATCTTCTTTGTCGCCGCTTAGACAGAAAATTAACAACAATGGCGGAAAGTTTGGGTTTTACTTACACCCGCTACGCCGACGACATCACCTTTTCTGCCTCTGACGATAGCTTACGTCATATCTGCAATCTTCTAAAACGCACAGAGTCAATAGTTACTTATGAAGGTTTTACCATTAATCAGGACAAAACTAGAATTCTCCGCAAATCCCGTCAGCAGGAAGTTACGGGAGTAGTGGTGAACAATAAACTCAATATTTCCAAAAAGATATTAAAGCAGTTCCGTGCTACTTTATATCAAATTGAAAAAGACGGTATAGAAGGCAAACATTGGGGAAATTCTACTAATTTGATTGCTGCCATTAGCGGCTTCGCTAATTTTGTGGCAATGGTAAATCCTGAAAAAGGCGTGGAGTTTCAGCAGCAAGTACAACGCATTAAAAAGAAATATTCTCGCCGCCAAAAGTGAGTGATTTAACTAAAGTCAGGGAATAAATCTCTGATTTCATAGTTATACTATTTTCTTAGATAACTTGGTTTTAGAAATTATCAAAAAATAAATTACCTAATAAATGTAGGGTGGGTTAGCGATAGCGTAACCCACAATGATTCGAGGTTTGATAGTGCGTTACGGATTATCTTCCTAACGCACGCTACAAATTGGAGATTTTTCAATTGAAAGTCCCTTACTGCCTTGCTGTTTCAAACCTACGATTGACCTCATCCCAGTCTACTACGTTCCACCAAGCATCTAGATAGTCTTTTCTACGGTTTTGATACTTGAGGTAATAAGCGTGTTCCCACACATCATTACCTAACAATGGGTAAAGCCGACTGGTGAGGGGACTATCTTGATTAGGAGTAGTGACAATTTCGAGTCTGCCAGAAGAGTTAAAAGTCAACCATACCCAGCCACTACCAAATTGCTTCATTCCAGCTTCGTTAAACTGCTGCTTGAAGTTGTCAAAACTGCTGAAAGTTACTTCAATTGCCTCAGTAATGGCTCCAGTTGGTGTTTTGCTACCATTTGGACTCATACTTTTCCAAAACAGGGTGTGGTTAAAATGTCCCCCTGCATTGTTCCGCACAACTGTGCGAATTTCTGATGGTATTTGCTCTAAATTGATGATTAACTCCTCAACGGATTTACTCATCAAGTCTGGATACTTTTCTAAAGCTGCATTCAAGTTATTGACATAGGCAGCATGATGTTTGTCGTGGTGCAACTGCATAGTTTGAGCATCTATATACGGCTCCAATGCAGCATAGTCATAAGGCAATGGCGCTAATGTATGAGCCATGTGTCTCTCCTATGTATGTGAGTGAGCAAAAACTATTTAGATCAGCTTTATAAGTGCTGAAGGTTAACAGGCTTTGATCTGAACAATAAATTATCCTCTTAGCTATATCATAGCCATAATGATTATGAGTTGCAACTAATAAAATAAGAAAAAGATAATAAAAGTCATTATTGATATATTTTCAAAACTCAGCTTGTGAGTATTACTATCAACTAGATTAATTTCTTACGGAGCGTTGTCATGTCGCACTTAGAATGCCCTAGTATCTAGTTCTCTGGTATAAAGCGATCGCATTCATTGCATCCAGCTAGATTGACACACTTTTGTCATAGTTATTAACCAAACTAGAAGTATAGAACTGATACTAGTCTTTCGTTTATTTGTTACTTAAGATGTCTCACGCTTTTTCTATTCCTAAATCTAGAGATACTGTCAAAATGTTGACTACTAGTGTTGCAGCTAGTCTTCTTGCAGCTGGGGTTGCAACCGACATTGCACCACAAATTCAGCAACCAATCTCACAACTTGCTGTTGCTAGTTCCGTAAATAATCAGATTAACGAACCTGAAAGACGAGGCAGTAATTCCACACTCATGTTAGTAACAGTTGTGGCAACTGGTGTTGCCACTGGCATTGTGTTGAGTAAAAAAGGGAATCGCCGCCAACAGAATTTTTCATTGGCAGAGCAACAAACTTCTACCATTAGGCTTGAGCAGGCTAGCCGCAAACTGCAAAAGAAACTTATCAACCTGCTGCATGACGATAGAGATGCTGCAACACGTCTTTTAACCCAGGCAAAACAAAAATATCCAGGCAAATCGATAGATTGGTATGCCGAGAAGGTTATTTACGATCTACAGCGCGATCGCGGTGGGTGAAAATAAGGCAGCTATGCTGGAGGCAGAGGAGGCGTGAGTTCGCCACCTGCGGGCGAACAAGGAGCACCGTGGCATAAGGTAAGACTTGGACAAGGAGAAGGATAAAGGTGGAGACAAGGGAAAAGGAGTGGAGGAAGTGATAAGAGTAAACTCTTCCCCATCCTCCCCATCTTCCCTATCTCCCTCATCTGTTCCTTCCTCAGTACCCTTTTGCTTTTGAGGTTATTGTCATTGGCCCTTGTAAACTTTATACATTGGGTGATGTCTTAATTTTTTTACCCTCTCCAGTATTACTCGGTATACCGATTTTGGATTTTAGAGATTAGATTAGGTTGATAAGTTTATATTCCTTTTATGCTTGTTGAGCACATAACAGAAGTCAGGAGTCAGAATCTTCTGATTTTTAGGCTCGTCAGCAGTTTTTAACAATCTCAGATTTTAAAGTAATATGAAGCGATCGCTTACAAATAAAAATATCAAACAATGAGCAAAGAATTCTAGATTTATCAGTAAGATACTTACAACCCAGCCGTATTTTTTTGGATATTGGTAATCAAGGCTATAGCTACCATAGACAAAATCTACTTTAGCTCGTCATTAATCTCCAAGTCCAAATCCAAATTAGGTTTGTATGCTGGTAATGGCGTAGCTGTAGCCAGCTAATAGCGTCAGTGAATTCTACTAGTGTGCTTGCCAAACTCAACTAGTAAACGGTAAAACCAAATGAGTAAATCTCTAAATCCCAAGTGTCAAGCCCAAACCCTCACCAATAAGCGTCTATGGTTATTGATGTTAAACCGTGGCGGCATTGGTTTAGGTGGAATTTTACTACTTGGACTTGTAGGGGGTGCTTGGCGATTATGGAGTTTTGTTCACAAAGATTTAACACCATTAGCAGAAAAAAGCCTGACGAATACACTTAATCGTCCTGTCAAACTGGGGGAAGTGAAAGAATTTTCGCTCTCTGGAGTAAAGTTTGGGGCTTCAGCTATTCCGGCAACACCTACAGATCCAGACTATGTTGCAGTCGGTACTGTAGAAGTGGGTTTTAATCCATTGCGGTTACTTTTTACCCACAATCTGAAGCTAGATGTTACTTTGGTTAATCCGAACGTTTATATTGAGCAGGATGAAGAAGGACGCTGGACTACTACTACTTTAGCAAAGCCAGCTAAAGGCGGACTGATTCAAACAGAGTTAGATAAACTCCGATTTCGCGATGCTCAGTTGACATTAGTACCAAATGAGCAATGGAGAAGAGAACAAGAGAAAAATTTTAAAGTTGGAAAAGCACAAGAAAACAAACCAGAAACACCTTCCCCTACAATCCAATCTGTATTTCCTCCTGGTTTTTTCTCGGCAGTGGCATTTTCGCAAATAAATGGAACTGCTCAATTATTAGAAAGTAATGAATTGATCAAGTTTGATTTAGTAGGGAAGGCAAATACTGGTGGTAACCTTTCTTTGCAAGGAAATATCCGCCCGAAGACACTGGCAACTAATTTAAAAGTGCGGGGGCAAGACTTGCTAGCCTCTGATGTTACTCGCCTGATTAAATTACCACTGGCATTTCAGGCTGGCAAGGTAAATGGCGACTTGCATATGCAAGCCGAATTGAGGCAAAATCAACCGCCTTTATTATTTGGTAGTGTTGGTTTGCAAAATGTTCAGGCTCAAGTTCCTCGTGTACCACAACCATTTATAAATTCACAAGGAACACTTCGCTTTCAAGAGACGGAAGTCAAGCTAGATAATATTGTCACAAGTTACGGTAAAGTACCACTGGTAACTAATGGCATGATCGACACTAGAACTGGTTACAAGCTGGCAGGGCGTGTCAATGCAGTCAGTACAGAGGCTGCTCAAGAAACTCTCAAGCTGAAACTGCCCGTACCTGTAGCTGGGGAGGTAAAAGCAGATTTGCAGTTGGTTGGAGAACCCACCAATCCTATTCTTTCAGGTACAGTGACCACGAGCAAGCCTGCTCGCATCGACAAAGTTGACTTTAATAGCGTCAAGGGTAAGTTTGAATATTCGCCGACAGCAGCTGTAATTACATTTAAAGATATTCAAGGACAGACAAAACTCGGTGGTGAGATTGGGGGTACTGGTACAGTTGAGCTTGGCACAACTCCTCAATTAAATTTTAATTTAACGGCAAAGAATATTCCGGGAGATGTGATCGCCTCCCTTTACAACTCCAAAACTCCGTTCCAAATAGGCACTGTCTCCGCTACAGCTAAACTGACTGGTACTACTGATAACGTCCAAACAGTGGTGCAATTTCGAGCTAATCAAGCCCAGTATCCCACAACTGGTGAAGTGGTTGTGAAGGATGATCGTAGTTTATCTTTCCGCAATGTGGCTGTGAGCGTAGGTGGTGGCAAGTTGGTGGCTGCTGGCAACTGGAATCAAGAGCGCTGGCAAGCTGTAGCTGATGCTTCCAAGATACAACTAGAACGCTTCATCAACCCTAGCCAACTGCAAAATGTATCTCTCAATCATGCTAACTTGAACGGTCGTCTCATCCTCTCAGGCACCTCCGCTCCCTTCAAAATTGCCAGCATTGACACTCAAAACGCTAAAGTTCAAGTTGCAGATGGTACGGTAGCAGTTTCTAAAATTCAACTGGGAGAAAAAAGCTTTTCTGCTCAACTTGTAGCAAACGGCGTGCGGCTGGGGCGTCTGTTGAAAAAGTCTCCCCCAGCATTACAGGGGACATTGGCGGGTAAGCTTCAAATCTCAGGTAATACAGATGCTTTCAACCTTAAAACTTTACAAGGCAGTGGTTCAGCAAGTTTAGCGGTAAGTGGTGGCACGATTACCGCTTCAAATATTCAATTGGCTGATGGTATTTATCAAGCCCAGTTGCAAGCAAATAACGTACATATGCAACAATTAGCACAATTGCCTCAGCAATTTCAAGGAAAACTAAAAGGTCAGTTAAATATCGCAGGTTCTTTGGAATCATTCCAGCCACAAGCTATTCAAGCGAAAGGACAAGCTCAGTTGAATGTAGCTGATGGCACAATTACTGCTACAAACATCCAATTGGCAAACGGTCGCTATCAAGCTGTAGTTAATGCTAATGGTGTAAAATTAAATCAGTTCTCCGAGCAGTTGCAAGGTAAATTGGGCGGCAAAATCCAAGTTGCCGGAAATTTAGAGACACAAATATTTGCCTCTCTACAGAATTTGCGGGCGATCGGTCAGTTACAGTTTTCTCAGGGTATCGCTGGTATTGAAGAACAACTAACAGCAGAAATTGGCTGGGATGGAGAAAAGCTGCTGATTCAACGAGCAACAGCTCGTGATTTAAACGCTAATGGCTATATATTAACCAAAGCCAATTCGAGCATTGCACCGGAAATTACTGGTTTAGCTCTTAATATCCAAGCAAAAAATTACAATTTAAATAAATTACCTATCAAGTTACCTAATGCAGTTGATTTAGCAGGTAAAGCTGATTTTAGCGGGCAAATTACTGGAAAACTGTCTACACCCAATTTATTAGGAACACTTGCACTGAGGAATTTAGCAGTAAATAAATTTGCTTTTGAGCCAGTATTAACTGGAAATATTCAGTCTGTGCAGGGACAAGGTTTAAATTTGAATGTCTCAGGTACGCGTGATAAACTTGCCTTCAACTTAGATGCAAATAATCGTCCCACTGCTTTTGCTGTGAAATGGCAGGAAGCTTCTGCAACTGGAACAGTACAGGGCGATAATTTGGTGGCTAAACTAGAAAATTTTCCCTTGACAGTTTTGAATGTAGATGTGCCTGCTACCACTTTTTTGGGTGCTGGTAAGGTTGCAGGGTTGTTATCGGGAAATCTACAAATTAATCAAAAAACTTGGGCAACGGCAGGAGATATTGCGATCGCTCAACCACAACTAGCTCGCATCAGTGGCGATCGCTTGTCAGCTCAATTTCGTTATGAAGATGGCAAGGTAACTCTGCGCGATAGTGCCTTTATTAGAGGAAATAGCCGTTACGCTATGGTTGGTACTTTTGCACCAACAGCTGCAAAACCCCAAATTCAAGGTAAATTAACAGTTAGCCAAGGTCAAATCCAAGACGTTTTAACAGTATTGCAGTTATTCGATATCAAAGACTTTCAACGTGGTGTCACTACACCAAGCTATGGCAGCGCCAGTGACTTGAAAACAGTGTCAGTTGGTTTAGCAAATCAACCCTTACTAACTCAAATCCAGCGTTTTTCAGAAATTGAGGCATTGTTAGCACAGCAGCAACAACAACGTCGCGATGCTTCTTTCGTACCAGATTTAGCAGATTTAAAAGGAAGTTTCAATGGTGAAGTTGCCGTTGATACAGCCACTGCTAACAAAATGACAGTAAAGTTTAACTTCAAAGGTCAAAATTTTGTTTGGGGACGAGAAGACGAACCAGAGCGACTTTACACAGCAGATCAGGTGATCGCCCAAGGCAGTTTTGAAAATGGTGTACTGACATTACTACCTTTGCGTCTCGAATCAAATAACAGGCTAATAGCCTTTACTGGTAATATTGGCGGTACAGAACAATCTGGACAACTGCGAGTCACAAATCTTCCTCTCCAACTACTGAATAATTATGTCAAACTGCCTGTTGGTTTAACAGGTAATATCAACGCCACAGCAACATTAGCAGGTAGTACAGCCAATCCCCAAGCCAGAGGAGAATTGTACATCACAGATGGAACCCTGAACCAGAAGGGAATAGAGTCAGCAAATGCTAGCTTTAGCTATAACAATGGGCGCTTAAATTTTGGTAGTAATGTGATGGTTTCTGGCTCGGAACCAGTTACTATCACTGGTAGCCTTCCCTACAAATTGCCTTTTGCTTCTGTCATGCCAGATCACAATCAAGTCAGTTTGGATGTCAAAGTTCAAAATGAAGGATTGGCAGTATTAAACTTATTAACTGACCAAGTCGCGTTTGAGAAAGGCGAGGGAGATGTAAACTTGACAGTAAGCGGAACAACAGAACAGCCAGTGCTAAAGGGTATTGCTACTGTTAAGGGAGCTACTTTTGCGGCTCAGGCTCTGCCAGAAAAGCTCACAGATGTAACAGGAAAATTAGAGTTTAATTTTGACCGGATCAAAGTAGAAAGTCTTCAAGGCAAATTTAGCAAAGGTAACATCATTGCTCAAGGGGAGATACCCGTTTTCAGTAACTCACAACAGTCAATAGACAATCCTCTCAATGTTTCCCTGAATCAGTTAGCAGTGAATCTGAAGGGCAGGTATGAAGGAGGCGTGAGCGGAGACTTGCTGATTACTGGTTCTGCTCTAAATCCGGCTATTGGTGGTAATCTCAAGTTATCTGACGGTCAAGTTTTACTGACAGAATCTGCAAACGCTGTTGCTAATGCCAATAATAATGAAGAAAGTGCGCTTTTAAAAGCAATCAAGCAAGAGAAATCTAATGGTGGAAATGCAGCGACACGTTTAGACGATTTACAAATCTTACTGGGCAAGAATGTAGAAATAGCCCTGCCACCGATTCTCAGTTTTCAAGCTACTGGCTCTCTCAGCGTTAATGGCTCCCTAAATAAACCAGAACCTGAAGGAACGATTAGATTGCGCAATGGAGATGTAAATTTATTTACTACCCAATTTAATCTTGCTCGTGGTTATGAGCATACAGCTACTTTTAGAGGCAATCAAAATCCTGACTTGGATATTCGCTTAATTGCCAGTGTTTTAGACGCAAATCCTTTACAAGTTACTAGTTCATCTGTATCTTCAGAAATTAACGATGGGATTATTACAACTTTTGATCCTGTAAATACGGTTCGTGTAGAAGCTATAATTGATGGGCCAGCTAGTCAACTCAACCAACATTTAGAATTAACAAGCAATCCTTCTCGCAGTCAAACAGAAATAGTAGCCTTGCTTGGAGGTAGTTTTGTGGAAACATTTGGACGCGGTGATACTACACTAGGACTTGTCAACTTAGCTGGTTCGGCTTTGAATCTTCAGCGAACATTTAACCAAATTGGCAATGCTTTTGGTTTGAGCGAACTACGTCTGTTTCCCACTATCACTTTTGATGACACAAACACAACCAAGAAAAATACTTCTTCGGTGGATTTGGCGATGGAAGCTGGGGTTGATGTTTCCCGTAGTTTTTCTGTTTCTGCGCTTAAAATTTTGACAAGTGATAAACCTCCTCAATTTGGCATTAACTACCGCCTCAATCCTGAATTACGCCTACGTACTTCTACTGATTTATCTGGTGACAATCGAGCAGTACTAGAGTATGAAGATAGGTTTTAAGTAGAAGGCAGAGGGCAGACGGCGGAAGGCAGAAGGGAAGAAAGTTTTTTCATTCGTTATTGGTGTACGCAGATCAGCCAGGGCTACTTAGTTAAAGGGTTGAGTTTTTTCCGCTTCCAGGAGATCTGATATGGAAAATTAGGCTTGAGTTTGAGAAGGATCTTCAACTTTGCTCAACCAGGTGATTAGATCGTCTGAGTGAACTGCAATCTCACTTCCTAAGGTTTTGATGTAAAGAACTCCATCACTAATAATTAAATCTTTGATAGGATACCACGTATGTCGTTTGGCATGGCGTATGCGGATGAGAAGTTCTAAGGGAATTCCTCTACCCAAAACATACTTGCGATGTTTCCACCAAGATCGCCATAAAACAACCGCCTTGCTGCAATGCATTTGATAGCCTTCTGGTGCTTGGCAGTATTGATACTGATAAAAACCACGATGATCTATATTGCCTGTGAGAATAAAGTTATATTCGGCTAATACCTGATTTATTAATTCCCAGTGAGTTGAATTAGCTTTAATTAAGAATGACGTAGATGCATCATCAAACTTTGTGGTAACAATCGTTCCTTCTGCTTTTGCCGCCAAATTGTTACTGCTGTAAACTGTTTCAGCTTTTAAAATTTGATTGGCCAATAATACTTCTTTGCGCTGAATAGATAGCTTAATAAATTCTCGAATTAAATCAAGATTAGTTAACATCTGTTTTGACAATAAAACTAAAATTTTTGAGTTTAATACTTCCTTGAAATTTCACTTGTAAAGGTAGATGCTGGAAATGCTGCTAATATATATGCATCTCTGAAAATATCAGCATGAATTT encodes:
- a CDS encoding reverse transcriptase domain-containing protein, whose amino-acid sequence is MTDQPRTREELYDRIRKMGREEFILEEMIRYGFWPAQGSIPQDPADEIRRAGEIRRELEKLRQESSRLQNEKALRKQMLKQRLEESRRKQQQTKERRERERQENSQAWKQKKQQEIIYLGEGVSAGLNYSQGNEEKLRSLGLPLCNTAEEIAAAMEISVGKLRFLAFDRKTSTVSHYIRFKIPKKTGGERLISAPMPHLKQSQHWILENLLQKLEVHDAAHGFRIQRSIVTNATPHVGADVIINFDLKDFFPTISYKRVKGLFLSFGYSEAAATIFGLLCTAAEVEELELDGKTYYVALAERHLPQGSPASPVITNLLCRRLDRKLTTMAESLGFTYTRYADDITFSASDDSLRHICNLLKRTESIVTYEGFTINQDKTRILRKSRQQEVTGVVVNNKLNISKKILKQFRATLYQIEKDGIEGKHWGNSTNLIAAISGFANFVAMVNPEKGVEFQQQVQRIKKKYSRRQK
- a CDS encoding superoxide dismutase; this translates as MAHTLAPLPYDYAALEPYIDAQTMQLHHDKHHAAYVNNLNAALEKYPDLMSKSVEELIINLEQIPSEIRTVVRNNAGGHFNHTLFWKSMSPNGSKTPTGAITEAIEVTFSSFDNFKQQFNEAGMKQFGSGWVWLTFNSSGRLEIVTTPNQDSPLTSRLYPLLGNDVWEHAYYLKYQNRRKDYLDAWWNVVDWDEVNRRFETARQ
- a CDS encoding translocation/assembly module TamB, whose protein sequence is MSKSLNPKCQAQTLTNKRLWLLMLNRGGIGLGGILLLGLVGGAWRLWSFVHKDLTPLAEKSLTNTLNRPVKLGEVKEFSLSGVKFGASAIPATPTDPDYVAVGTVEVGFNPLRLLFTHNLKLDVTLVNPNVYIEQDEEGRWTTTTLAKPAKGGLIQTELDKLRFRDAQLTLVPNEQWRREQEKNFKVGKAQENKPETPSPTIQSVFPPGFFSAVAFSQINGTAQLLESNELIKFDLVGKANTGGNLSLQGNIRPKTLATNLKVRGQDLLASDVTRLIKLPLAFQAGKVNGDLHMQAELRQNQPPLLFGSVGLQNVQAQVPRVPQPFINSQGTLRFQETEVKLDNIVTSYGKVPLVTNGMIDTRTGYKLAGRVNAVSTEAAQETLKLKLPVPVAGEVKADLQLVGEPTNPILSGTVTTSKPARIDKVDFNSVKGKFEYSPTAAVITFKDIQGQTKLGGEIGGTGTVELGTTPQLNFNLTAKNIPGDVIASLYNSKTPFQIGTVSATAKLTGTTDNVQTVVQFRANQAQYPTTGEVVVKDDRSLSFRNVAVSVGGGKLVAAGNWNQERWQAVADASKIQLERFINPSQLQNVSLNHANLNGRLILSGTSAPFKIASIDTQNAKVQVADGTVAVSKIQLGEKSFSAQLVANGVRLGRLLKKSPPALQGTLAGKLQISGNTDAFNLKTLQGSGSASLAVSGGTITASNIQLADGIYQAQLQANNVHMQQLAQLPQQFQGKLKGQLNIAGSLESFQPQAIQAKGQAQLNVADGTITATNIQLANGRYQAVVNANGVKLNQFSEQLQGKLGGKIQVAGNLETQIFASLQNLRAIGQLQFSQGIAGIEEQLTAEIGWDGEKLLIQRATARDLNANGYILTKANSSIAPEITGLALNIQAKNYNLNKLPIKLPNAVDLAGKADFSGQITGKLSTPNLLGTLALRNLAVNKFAFEPVLTGNIQSVQGQGLNLNVSGTRDKLAFNLDANNRPTAFAVKWQEASATGTVQGDNLVAKLENFPLTVLNVDVPATTFLGAGKVAGLLSGNLQINQKTWATAGDIAIAQPQLARISGDRLSAQFRYEDGKVTLRDSAFIRGNSRYAMVGTFAPTAAKPQIQGKLTVSQGQIQDVLTVLQLFDIKDFQRGVTTPSYGSASDLKTVSVGLANQPLLTQIQRFSEIEALLAQQQQQRRDASFVPDLADLKGSFNGEVAVDTATANKMTVKFNFKGQNFVWGREDEPERLYTADQVIAQGSFENGVLTLLPLRLESNNRLIAFTGNIGGTEQSGQLRVTNLPLQLLNNYVKLPVGLTGNINATATLAGSTANPQARGELYITDGTLNQKGIESANASFSYNNGRLNFGSNVMVSGSEPVTITGSLPYKLPFASVMPDHNQVSLDVKVQNEGLAVLNLLTDQVAFEKGEGDVNLTVSGTTEQPVLKGIATVKGATFAAQALPEKLTDVTGKLEFNFDRIKVESLQGKFSKGNIIAQGEIPVFSNSQQSIDNPLNVSLNQLAVNLKGRYEGGVSGDLLITGSALNPAIGGNLKLSDGQVLLTESANAVANANNNEESALLKAIKQEKSNGGNAATRLDDLQILLGKNVEIALPPILSFQATGSLSVNGSLNKPEPEGTIRLRNGDVNLFTTQFNLARGYEHTATFRGNQNPDLDIRLIASVLDANPLQVTSSSVSSEINDGIITTFDPVNTVRVEAIIDGPASQLNQHLELTSNPSRSQTEIVALLGGSFVETFGRGDTTLGLVNLAGSALNLQRTFNQIGNAFGLSELRLFPTITFDDTNTTKKNTSSVDLAMEAGVDVSRSFSVSALKILTSDKPPQFGINYRLNPELRLRTSTDLSGDNRAVLEYEDRF